In the Ipomoea triloba cultivar NCNSP0323 chromosome 6, ASM357664v1 genome, one interval contains:
- the LOC116023478 gene encoding probable disease resistance protein At4g27220 → MEALAAIIGSALIEPFKVIFGSMYAAMKNRFKIHINYNHLERDITLVLALKSRLRSGLDDEQLQHLLPTTQVQDWLSKVEELENNFNSLRSTVTGSGITSDAASCSLHCKLSNNIAKQIVKAKQLIEEGKSFENMIVGVIPVARPVQYMEVTSIQGQPTASTNLAKMMDLLKSEEYKRIGVWGMGGVGKTTLVKNLNNQFTNEPIFNIVIWVVVSRNATVESVQSKIAERLHMMNKEVSKESMASLLYNKLKGERFLLILDDIWEEINLDVVGIPRPNEHTGSKIILTTRDFNVCQQMLTDIDFEMGSLHPEEAWKLFRETVEEEVVDDDHIKPMAEAIVEECDGLPLALIIVGSSLRKKREIRLWECALHALQKSEPSRIRGVEEKVYKPLKWSYDSLQGQQLKSCFLFFCLFPEDFEIDTYKLVQYWVAEGLIDEQQNFEQQQNEVVRIVDYLKDSCLLERSHQRLNHVKMHDVVRDVGIWIAKSLEEGCKAINKAGISETQLSEQLFNCFEGVKRVSFMASNIEFLPNCSIQCAEAFTLFLQGNQRLLEVPNTFLQGFQMLRILELSDTKIHFLPHSLLQLGELRALFLENCGELFELPSLATLGMLQVLNCSGSAITKLPEDFEKLTNLRQLDLSHTYKLVKISSEKLSNLCSLEFLNMKGSATKWGMRKVNDEYVPFEKLLCLNQLISFQIDLEDISHATTEHVSWLRRINSFFVTVTHDHNRSYAPYLSNTKSVFFSDFLFSGDESIGWLLVHAFSCEIADCDGVDLMLYNMVRSSVTLGPFVNLKSILISGCCISVKLSSQGCVTECDLLPNLEDLRFYDLTELESISDFSNFLGLRFTKLRSITVFGCYHLENVFTMDGTLHKLAKLESIKICGCKKLSEVFKNTSTNNFVPMLKSLYLDGLPTLEEICIADESWNSLEHLTVQECSMLLKLPLSVQSAENIQSISGEQNWWNKLHWDNENLKMHLHPLFTTT, encoded by the coding sequence ATGGAAGCTCTGGCGGCGATCATTGGTTCAGCTCTAATTGAACCTTTTAAAGTTATATTTGGATCCATGTATGCTGCAATGAAGAATCGTTTTAAGATCCATATAAATTACAATCATCTTGAGAGAGACATAACACTTGTATTGGCTCTCAAGTCTCGCTTGAGAAGTGGGCTAGATGATGAGCAGCTGCAGCATCTGTTACCGACaactcaagttcaagattggtTAAGCAAAGTTGAAGAATTGGAGAACAATTTCAATTCTTTGCGGTCAACTGTGACAGGAAGTGGCATTACAAGTGATGCCGCCTCTTGTTCACTGCACTGCAAATTGAGCAACAACATAGCCAAACAGATTGTGAAAGCAAAACAGCTCATTGAAGAAGGCAAATCCTTTGAGAACATGATAGTGGGTGTTATTCCTGTGGCAAGGCCAGTTCAGTATATGGAGGTGACATCAATCCAAGGTCAACCCACAGCATCTACAAATTTGGCCAAGATGATGGATCTGTTGAAAAGTGAAGAGTATAAGAGGATTGGCGTTTGGGGCATGGGAGGTGTGGGCAAGACTACTCTTGTCAAGAATTTGAATAATCAGTTCACCAACGAGCCAATCTTCAACATCGTAATATGGGTTGTAGTATCTCGAAACGCAACAGTAGAAAGCGTCCAATCAAAAATTGCTGAACGATTGCATATGATGAATAAAGAAGTGAGTAAGGAAAGTATGGCCAGTCTTTTGTACAACAAACTTAAAGGCGAAAGATTTCTTCTAATTCTGGATGATATATGGGAAGAAATCAATCTCGATGTTGTAGGGATTCCTCGACCTAATGAACACACTGGCAGTAAAATCATACTAACCACTCGAGATTTTAATGTTTGTCAACAAATGTTGACTGATATTGACTTTGAAATGGGTAGCTTGCATCCTGAGGAAGCATGGAAGTTGTTTCGTGAAACTGTGGAGGAGGAAGTGGTGGATGATGACCACATTAAGCCCATGGCAGAAGCCATTGTTGAAGAGTGCGATGGATTACCCCTTGCACTAATTATTGTAGGGTCATCATTGAGGAAAAAGAGAGAGATTAGGTTGTGGGAATGCGCATTACATGCCTTGCAAAAATCAGAGCCGTCTCGTATTAGAGGTGTTGAAGAGAAAGTCTACAAACCCCTCAAGTGGAGCTATGATTCCTTACAAGGTCAGCAATTGAAATCATGCTTTTTGTTTTTCTGTCTATTCCCAGAGGACTTTGAAATTGATACGTATAAACTAGTCCAATATTGGGTAGCTGAAGGTTTAATTGATGAGCAGCAAAACTTTGAGCAACAACAGAATGAAGTTGTACGTATTGTTGACTACTTAAAAGACTCTTGTTTGTTGGAAAGAAGTCATCAACGTTTAAATCATGTAAAGATGCATGATGTAGTTCGTGATGTTGGGATATGGATAGCAAAATCCTTAGAGGAAGGGTGTAAAGCTATTAACAAAGCTGGAATTAGCGAGACCCAATTATCAGAACAGCTATTCAATTGTTTTGAGGGAGTGAAGAGAGTGTCGTTTATGGCGAGCAATATAGAATTTCTCCCAAACTGCAGCATACAATGTGCAGAAGCATTCACTTTATTTTTGCAAGGTAACCAGAGACTTTTGGAAGTTCCAAACACATTTTTACAAGGATTCCAAATGTTAAGAATTTTGGAGTTGAGTGACACCAAAATACATTTCCTGCCACACTCACTTCTTCAACTTGGTGAACTTCGAGCTCTCTTTTTAGAAAATTGTGGTGAACTGTTTGAGTTACCATCCTTGGCCACACTTGGAATGTTGCAAGTGCTTAATTGCTCTGGTTCTGCTATCACTAAATTGCCAGAAGACTTTGAAAAGCTAACGAACCTACGACAGTTAGATTTATCTCACACTTATAAGTTGGTGAAAATTTCTAGTGAGAAACTTTCTAACTTATGTAGTTTGGAGTTTCTAAACATGAAGGGCAGTGCTACCAAATGGGGAATGAGGAAAGTAAATGACGAATATGTACCATTTGAGAAGTTGCTCtgtttaaatcaattaatttcCTTTCAGATTGACTTGGAAGACATTTCTCATGCCACTACGGAACATGTTTCTTGGCTCAGGAGAATTAACAGCTTCTTTGTTACTGTGACTCATGATCATAACAGATCATATGCACCATATCTATCCAATACGAAGAGTGTGTTCTTCTCTGACTTTCTTTTCTCAGGAGATGAATCAATTGGATGGCTGTTAGTACATGCATTTTCCTGTGAAATTGCGGACTGTGATGGAGTTGATCTCATGCTTTACAACATGGTTAGAAGCAGCGTTACCCTTGGTCCATTTGTTAACTTGAAGAGCATATTAATAAGTGGCTGTTGCATCTCTGTCAAGCTGTCGTCTCAAGGGTGTGTTACGGAATGTGACTTGCTTCCTAACTTAGAGGACCTTCGTTTTTATGACTTGACCGAATTAGAAAGCATTTCAGATTTCAGCAATTTTCTTGGACTGCGTTTCACCAAGCTTAGATCCATAACCGTTTTTGGTTGTTATCATTTGGAAAATGTATTCACAATGGATGGAACTCTTCACAAACTTGCAAAACTGGAATCAATCAAGATATGTGGATGTAAGAAGTTGTCAGAAGTATTCAAAAACACATCCACAAACAACTTTGTGCCAATGTTGAAATCCTTATATTTGGACGGACTTCCTACACTAGAAGAAATATGCATAGCAGATGAATCATGGAACAGTCTAGAGCATCTTACAGTGCAGGAATGCAGTATGTTGCTGAAGTTGCCTCTTAGTGTCCAAAGTGCAGAGAATATTCAGTCAATAAGCGGAGAACAAAATTGGTGGAATAAACTGCATTGGGATAATGAAAATCTGAAGATGCACTTACACCCACTTTTTACAACCACGTGA